The Methylomusa anaerophila genome has a segment encoding these proteins:
- a CDS encoding ABC transporter substrate-binding protein, whose protein sequence is MYHIGILQLTQNLDDAVNGFKDGLTEAGITADFFYLNADGALADLAPLAKKLAERNVDLIFACSTPAAQAAVNLPGSIPVVFTPVFDPVGAGLAASLDWPGGKATGVSGMVPAAAKVEFIAGLLPQAKNIGMLYHTGDSNALVEAGNFRDAAQNRYPVIEIPINKPEDLSNLPELLTSDIDVLFLPIGRIVEENFPSVVYYTDVATLPVIASHAPNVPAGAIGALVANHSELGRASAVKAGQILAGAAPGTIPVSIVEKPEIHLNSFVAQNLGINIASDLIAAAKEVFF, encoded by the coding sequence AGGCTGGTATAACCGCTGATTTCTTTTATCTCAATGCCGACGGCGCCCTTGCCGACCTTGCGCCTCTGGCAAAAAAGCTGGCTGAGCGCAACGTCGATCTGATATTTGCCTGTTCAACCCCCGCCGCCCAGGCGGCAGTGAATCTTCCCGGCAGCATCCCGGTAGTATTTACACCGGTTTTTGATCCGGTTGGAGCCGGTCTCGCCGCCAGTTTGGACTGGCCGGGGGGAAAAGCTACAGGTGTCTCAGGGATGGTTCCGGCAGCAGCCAAAGTAGAGTTTATTGCCGGCCTACTGCCGCAGGCTAAAAACATCGGCATGCTGTACCATACAGGTGACAGCAACGCCCTCGTTGAAGCAGGAAACTTTCGCGACGCCGCGCAAAATAGATACCCGGTTATTGAAATACCAATAAATAAGCCGGAAGATCTGTCCAACCTTCCGGAATTGCTGACGTCTGACATCGATGTCCTGTTTTTGCCAATCGGACGCATTGTGGAAGAAAACTTTCCTTCTGTTGTTTATTACACTGACGTCGCCACCTTGCCGGTCATAGCTTCCCACGCTCCCAACGTGCCCGCCGGTGCTATTGGCGCGCTGGTAGCCAACCACTCTGAATTGGGACGGGCCTCAGCCGTCAAAGCCGGACAAATATTAGCCGGCGCCGCACCCGGAACAATTCCGGTAAGCATTGTGGAAAAACCGGAAATTCACCTAAATTCTTTTGTTGCCCAAAATCTGGGGATTAATATCGCCAGCGATCTGATAGCGGCGGCAAAAGAAGTCTTTTTTTAA